Proteins encoded by one window of Massilia sp. NR 4-1:
- a CDS encoding nitroreductase family protein, whose protein sequence is MYDNIKKLIESRTSVNNFDSSRTLNDQQLAELVRLATLAPSAYNFQNWKFVAVRSPQAKERLLSVAYGQKKVVEAAVTFIVCGTLAAHEGLAGALQPSLDAGIINASMLQSWVGMAQGAHHDNPQLQRDEAIRSASLAAMTLILAAEGMGLATCPMGGFDRDGVAREFGLSERDVPVMLVTVGYAAPENWPQKPRKPLAEVMEFA, encoded by the coding sequence GTGTACGACAATATTAAAAAACTGATTGAATCCCGCACCTCGGTCAACAACTTCGACAGCAGCCGCACGCTGAACGACCAGCAGCTTGCGGAGCTGGTGCGCCTGGCCACGCTGGCGCCATCGGCCTACAACTTCCAGAACTGGAAATTCGTCGCCGTGCGTTCGCCGCAGGCCAAGGAGCGTCTGCTGTCCGTCGCCTATGGCCAGAAAAAAGTGGTGGAAGCTGCCGTCACCTTCATCGTCTGCGGCACGCTGGCCGCGCATGAGGGACTGGCCGGCGCGCTCCAGCCATCGCTCGACGCCGGCATCATCAATGCCTCGATGCTGCAAAGCTGGGTGGGGATGGCGCAAGGCGCGCACCACGACAATCCGCAACTGCAGCGCGACGAAGCGATCCGCTCCGCCTCGCTGGCGGCCATGACGCTGATCCTGGCGGCGGAAGGCATGGGCCTGGCCACCTGCCCGATGGGCGGTTTCGACCGGGACGGCGTGGCGCGCGAATTCGGCCTCTCCGAGCGCGATGTGCCGGTGATGCTGGTGACGGTGGGCTACGCCGCGCCGGAGAATTGGCCGCAAAAGCCGCGCAAGCCGCTGGCCGAAGTGATGGAGTTTGCCTGA
- a CDS encoding DUF3297 family protein — protein sequence MNDTTTRPPLPDHLSVDPRSPHHVAAVFEFDIGIKFNDKERFDVEEYCVSEGWIKVPAGKTLDRKGRPMLIKLKGKVEAFYR from the coding sequence ATGAACGATACTACTACCCGCCCCCCACTGCCCGATCACCTGTCCGTCGACCCTCGCAGCCCGCACCATGTCGCGGCCGTGTTCGAGTTCGATATCGGCATCAAATTCAATGACAAAGAGCGCTTCGACGTCGAGGAATACTGCGTCAGCGAAGGCTGGATCAAGGTGCCAGCCGGTAAAACCCTGGACCGCAAGGGCCGCCCCATGCTGATCAAGCTGAAGGGCAAGGTCGAAGCCTTCTACCGTTAA